Proteins encoded by one window of Leptospira stimsonii:
- a CDS encoding trypsin-like peptidase domain-containing protein: MLFFQTKTNAVEGPLPFDELRKGVVQIRVYSQAVNPFSPWTTDAVRASSGTGFLIGNKRIITNAHVISNAKFVQVQRYNQTEWYGVKILHIAHDCDLAVLEAESPEFYKDSRDLQLGEIPELNSPLIVVGYPIGGNKVSVTRGIVSRKDQSVYSHSAVDSHLVLQVDAAINPGNSGGPAIQDDKVVGIAFQVATKGENIGYLIPTNVIRHFLTDIEDGKYDGYVELGVRTLNSFNVSLRKAKGIPDSLEGVFVSKVLKNGSAEKYLKEGDFLVEIDGNPIGKNGTVMQDRDARVDFVEIVDNKHAGDKITFKFYRNGKEMNVSFPAIRMPDFDFMRNQYDKPYDFSMIGGLLFQEMSRDLITSWSRGGNTSGGSQLLYRFFYFIEDGLNRTKKTDVVLYRKLSHPVNSSSDYFVNLVLESVNGIPVTQLEDLKKILSESKEKYLRLKFLDVQVPLILNREEAEKADEKIRKTYGLE; this comes from the coding sequence ATTTTGTTTTTTCAAACGAAAACAAACGCGGTCGAGGGTCCTCTTCCCTTTGACGAACTCCGTAAAGGGGTCGTACAAATTCGAGTTTATTCCCAAGCGGTAAATCCGTTTTCGCCTTGGACAACGGACGCGGTTCGCGCGAGCTCCGGAACCGGTTTTTTGATCGGGAATAAAAGAATCATCACGAATGCGCACGTAATCTCGAACGCAAAGTTCGTTCAGGTTCAGAGATACAACCAAACCGAATGGTATGGAGTGAAAATTCTCCATATCGCGCATGACTGTGATTTGGCGGTTCTCGAAGCGGAAAGTCCCGAATTCTATAAAGACTCGAGAGATCTTCAACTCGGAGAAATTCCAGAACTCAATTCTCCCTTGATCGTGGTCGGTTATCCGATCGGTGGAAATAAGGTTTCCGTGACGAGGGGAATCGTTTCAAGAAAGGATCAATCCGTTTATTCTCATTCTGCGGTGGACAGTCATTTGGTTCTTCAAGTCGACGCGGCGATCAATCCGGGAAACTCCGGAGGACCTGCAATCCAAGACGACAAAGTTGTTGGGATCGCCTTCCAAGTCGCGACTAAGGGTGAGAATATCGGTTACCTCATTCCAACCAACGTTATACGCCATTTCCTAACCGATATCGAAGACGGAAAATACGACGGATATGTGGAACTCGGGGTCCGAACTCTCAATTCGTTCAACGTTTCTTTGCGAAAGGCAAAGGGGATTCCGGATTCCTTGGAAGGAGTTTTTGTTTCTAAGGTTTTAAAAAACGGCTCCGCAGAAAAGTATCTGAAAGAAGGAGACTTTCTCGTGGAGATCGACGGAAATCCGATCGGTAAAAACGGTACCGTGATGCAGGACCGGGACGCGCGAGTGGACTTTGTCGAAATCGTCGACAACAAACACGCGGGAGATAAGATTACTTTCAAATTCTATAGAAACGGAAAGGAAATGAACGTTTCTTTTCCGGCGATTCGTATGCCCGACTTTGACTTTATGAGAAATCAATACGATAAACCGTATGATTTCTCGATGATCGGAGGACTTCTTTTTCAGGAAATGTCTCGAGATCTGATTACGAGTTGGAGTCGAGGTGGAAACACTTCCGGAGGAAGCCAACTCTTATACAGATTTTTTTATTTCATCGAGGACGGTCTCAACAGAACCAAAAAGACGGACGTCGTTCTGTATAGAAAATTATCACATCCGGTCAATTCTTCCTCCGATTACTTCGTCAATTTGGTTTTGGAATCCGTAAACGGAATTCCAGTGACTCAATTGGAAGACCTCAAAAAGATTTTGAGCGAATCAAAGGAAAAGTATCTTCGACTGAAGTTTTTGGACGTTCAAGTTCCCTTGATTCTCAATCGAGAAGAAGCGGAAAAGGCGGACGAAAAAATCCGTAAGACATACGGCCTGGAATAA
- a CDS encoding adenine phosphoribosyltransferase, with amino-acid sequence MSIVKSKIRTIPDYPKPGILFRDITSLLLDPEGLALTIGTFVNRYQGKGITKVAGIEARGFLTGAPVAFQLGVGFIPIRKKGKLPSETVSEEYDLEYGKDVIEIHRDAVQPGDKILVMDDLIATGGTMVAAVKLLRKLGAEVYEAGVIIDLPDLGGGKKLKEELQVPVFAICEFEGH; translated from the coding sequence ATGTCTATTGTTAAATCCAAAATCAGAACCATACCTGACTATCCAAAACCGGGAATCTTGTTTCGCGATATTACTTCACTCCTTCTCGATCCGGAAGGACTTGCCCTAACGATCGGAACCTTCGTAAACAGATACCAAGGAAAAGGAATCACGAAAGTCGCCGGTATCGAAGCGAGAGGGTTTCTCACCGGAGCGCCCGTCGCTTTTCAACTTGGGGTCGGTTTTATTCCCATCCGTAAAAAAGGAAAACTTCCCTCCGAAACCGTTTCGGAAGAATACGATCTGGAATACGGAAAAGACGTAATCGAAATCCACAGAGATGCGGTTCAACCCGGAGATAAAATTCTCGTGATGGACGATTTGATCGCCACCGGCGGAACGATGGTCGCCGCGGTAAAACTACTCCGAAAACTCGGAGCCGAAGTCTACGAAGCGGGAGTGATCATCGATCTTCCGGATCTGGGCGGAGGAAAAAAACTCAAAGAAGAATTGCAAGTCCCCGTATTTGCGATCTGCGAGTTCGAAGGACATTAG
- the htpX gene encoding protease HtpX, whose protein sequence is MWFKRIGLFLLTNILVVVTISIVTSVLGIGPYLNANGLNYGSLMVFALLWGMGGSFISLLLSKFMAKTMMGVQVINRQSATGVERELYSKVERLARAANIPMPEVGIYHSPEVNAFATGPSKSSSLVAVSSGLLQVMDSSEVEGVLAHELAHVANGDMVTMTLVQGVVNAFVIFFSRIVGYALSTLVKDEDAQYTVRLVANIVLSILFSILGSIVVAYFSRTREYRADAGGAKIAGRQNMVAALEKLKRTFEAPEDPRGGEALATMKISGHSKWFALFSTHPPLEARIAALKNSGY, encoded by the coding sequence ATGTGGTTTAAACGAATTGGGTTGTTTTTGCTGACCAATATCTTGGTTGTGGTTACGATTTCGATCGTAACGAGCGTGCTCGGAATTGGACCGTATCTCAACGCAAACGGACTGAATTACGGATCCTTGATGGTGTTTGCCCTACTCTGGGGTATGGGCGGATCTTTTATTTCCCTCCTCCTCTCAAAGTTCATGGCGAAGACCATGATGGGCGTCCAAGTGATCAACCGTCAGTCCGCAACCGGAGTGGAAAGAGAATTGTATTCCAAAGTAGAAAGACTCGCAAGAGCCGCGAATATTCCGATGCCCGAGGTGGGAATTTATCATTCTCCCGAAGTCAACGCGTTTGCGACCGGACCTTCCAAGTCGAGTTCTCTGGTTGCCGTTTCTAGCGGGCTCTTACAAGTGATGGACAGTTCCGAAGTGGAAGGAGTTCTCGCTCACGAACTCGCACACGTCGCGAACGGAGACATGGTGACTATGACTCTTGTGCAGGGAGTAGTTAACGCATTCGTAATATTCTTCTCGAGAATCGTAGGTTACGCATTGAGCACTCTTGTAAAGGACGAAGACGCGCAATATACAGTACGTCTGGTTGCGAACATAGTGTTGAGCATTCTGTTCAGCATTCTCGGATCGATCGTGGTCGCGTATTTTTCGAGAACAAGAGAATACCGTGCGGACGCGGGCGGCGCGAAGATCGCAGGACGTCAGAATATGGTGGCCGCTCTTGAAAAATTAAAACGTACTTTCGAAGCACCGGAAGATCCGAGAGGCGGAGAAGCTCTTGCAACTATGAAGATTTCGGGGCACAGTAAGTGGTTTGCTCTTTTTTCCACTCACCCACCGTTAGAAGCGAGAATCGCCGCTCTGAAAAATTCCGGATATTGA
- a CDS encoding NCS2 family permease, with amino-acid sequence MSQNKFKWFVLGDLDGFFGLMIDNLIQILVLSFLLTTLCGVPGDFVYKVILPGTAISLLLGNLFYSWQAHRLAEKENRNDVTALPYGINTVSLFAFVFFIILPVYKKTGDYKIAWQVGLVASLLSGLIEMFGSFVAEKIRKVTPRAALLSSLAGIAITFISMDFLVRTFQNPLIAFLPFGIILLQYFARVVFPFRLPGGLVSVVLGTILAWSQGVWGNPMMDGALLKASTSQIGFYLPVLSITDLFSAFQLADIREYLAVIIPMGIFNVIGSLQNIESAEASGDTFNTRDSLLANGIGTVVGSFFGSPFPTTIYIGHPGWKALGARAGYSTLNGIFMTLVALFGLLAFIQALIPVEAGMAIVLWIGIVIGSQAFEATPSRHAPAVVIGILPALAGWGVLLVQSTFNYADRSIAGILENAGVKESAHLWMSDVPLGLPFLPYPLGGLLSLSQGFLISSMIWASIAVFVIDRDFKKALITCLIASVLAATGFIHGFSLRGNDILSQFEPGFNSFVTAYILLGFLFLLASFFRKEPRKV; translated from the coding sequence ATGAGCCAGAATAAATTCAAATGGTTTGTACTTGGGGACTTGGACGGATTTTTCGGTCTGATGATCGACAATCTGATTCAGATTCTTGTTCTTTCTTTTTTGCTGACCACACTCTGTGGTGTCCCGGGTGACTTTGTATATAAGGTCATTCTTCCGGGAACGGCAATTTCTCTTTTGCTCGGAAATCTGTTCTATTCCTGGCAGGCGCATCGCCTTGCCGAGAAAGAGAACCGAAACGACGTCACCGCTCTTCCTTACGGGATCAACACCGTTTCCTTGTTCGCTTTCGTCTTCTTTATTATACTTCCCGTATATAAGAAAACGGGCGATTACAAAATCGCTTGGCAGGTCGGGCTCGTAGCGAGTCTTCTTTCCGGATTGATCGAAATGTTCGGTTCGTTCGTCGCCGAAAAGATTCGGAAGGTAACTCCGAGAGCCGCACTTCTTTCCTCTCTTGCGGGAATCGCGATCACCTTTATTTCGATGGACTTTTTGGTTCGTACGTTTCAGAATCCGTTGATCGCGTTTCTTCCATTCGGAATCATTCTTCTTCAGTATTTTGCAAGAGTCGTATTTCCGTTTCGTCTTCCCGGAGGCCTCGTTTCCGTGGTATTAGGAACCATTCTCGCTTGGTCACAAGGAGTTTGGGGAAATCCGATGATGGACGGCGCTCTTCTGAAAGCTTCCACCAGTCAGATCGGATTCTACTTGCCGGTATTATCGATCACAGATTTGTTTTCCGCGTTTCAACTCGCGGATATTCGCGAGTATCTCGCGGTGATCATTCCGATGGGAATTTTTAACGTGATCGGATCTTTGCAAAACATAGAATCGGCGGAAGCGTCCGGAGATACATTCAACACAAGAGATTCTCTTTTGGCGAACGGGATCGGAACGGTCGTGGGTTCCTTTTTCGGATCTCCGTTTCCGACGACGATTTATATCGGACATCCCGGTTGGAAAGCGCTCGGTGCGAGAGCGGGTTATTCGACTTTGAACGGAATCTTTATGACGTTAGTCGCTCTTTTCGGGCTTCTCGCGTTTATCCAAGCACTCATCCCCGTGGAAGCCGGAATGGCGATCGTTCTTTGGATCGGAATCGTGATCGGTTCCCAGGCCTTCGAGGCGACACCGAGTCGACACGCTCCAGCGGTCGTGATCGGAATTCTTCCCGCGCTCGCAGGTTGGGGAGTTCTTCTCGTTCAATCCACATTCAACTACGCGGATCGATCGATCGCAGGAATCTTAGAAAACGCGGGTGTAAAAGAGAGCGCGCATCTTTGGATGTCCGATGTTCCTTTGGGACTTCCCTTTCTTCCGTATCCACTCGGCGGACTTCTGAGTCTTTCTCAAGGATTCTTAATCTCTTCTATGATCTGGGCTTCCATCGCGGTCTTTGTGATCGATAGAGATTTTAAGAAGGCTTTGATCACTTGTTTGATCGCGTCCGTTCTTGCGGCTACGGGTTTCATCCACGGCTTCTCCTTAAGAGGAAACGACATTCTCAGTCAGTTCGAGCCAGGGTTTAATTCTTTTGTGACTGCGTATATTCTGCTCGGATTCTTATTTCTTCTCGCTTCTTTTTTTAGAAAGGAGCCGAGAAAGGTTTAA
- a CDS encoding ClpXP protease specificity-enhancing factor SspB — translation MDKGNLKEEVLSLRKFKRQLFDLYWDGFGTFFLHALPHPKLVIGKRGLVGDEKESGIVLVFSPKGGVRNLDLQEEWIYAELQFGYNWEEVFIPWDCVLRYFDKTQTTLTNMKVFTTEPEELKHFPQVEKTVLTEKKEGDTKDDKSNVIQVDFGSKSKQ, via the coding sequence ATGGATAAGGGAAATCTAAAAGAAGAAGTTCTGAGTCTCAGAAAGTTCAAGCGACAACTGTTCGATCTCTACTGGGACGGATTCGGTACTTTCTTTTTGCACGCCCTTCCTCATCCCAAACTCGTGATCGGCAAACGAGGATTAGTCGGAGACGAAAAAGAATCCGGGATTGTCCTTGTCTTTAGTCCCAAAGGCGGCGTTCGAAACCTCGATCTTCAGGAAGAATGGATCTACGCGGAACTTCAATTCGGATACAACTGGGAAGAAGTGTTTATTCCCTGGGACTGCGTCCTTCGTTATTTTGATAAAACGCAAACAACGCTAACAAATATGAAAGTTTTTACGACCGAACCGGAAGAACTAAAACATTTCCCTCAGGTCGAAAAGACGGTTTTAACAGAGAAAAAAGAGGGTGATACGAAGGACGACAAGTCCAACGTAATTCAAGTGGACTTTGGGAGTAAATCGAAACAATGA
- a CDS encoding polysaccharide biosynthesis protein: protein MLGQWNRRMWIFPLDLLFMGISFFLAHWIRFESFVFLVPPERFITSLVIVILVRAGVFILSDIYRSIWAYASIHDLVEIIKVTLLSSLISTTALLFYNRFEQLSRMVPVLDTLLLLSFLCIRSFSWRVFRDQYILKKSKEEGVPTLILGAGKVGATLLSEIRRHNELKLNPVGFLDDNVQKIGAHIQGVPILAKIEQAEQMISQFGVKQVIIAISNPDGKLISRLIRSFENSDVKFKILPSLGSLFFDSPKLNQLREVQVEDLLGRPVVDLEIESIRSYLKGKSILVTGAGGSIGSELCRQVAVFEPSRILLLDSAETPLYEIEYELKKKLQGQNIELVPIVADIKNLSRVSSIFERHSPQVVFHSAAYKHVPMMEVNPTEAVMNNILGTKNIADISRLSGVERFVLISTDKAVNPVNIMGASKRAAELYLQHVSRETRTKFITVRFGNVLGSNGSVIPRFREQIANGGPVTVTHPDVIRYFMTIPEATQLVLQAGSMGECGEIFILEMGEPVKILNLAEEMIRLCGLRPHVDIPIQFTGLRPGEKLFEELLLDLEGIKKTHHPKIKIASPLENQEPTTFVARFNELLNAGRTNKDKEIFLAFKALVPEYKIHGDYLSEANVEGPDRNFKNG from the coding sequence ATGCTCGGTCAATGGAATCGGAGAATGTGGATTTTCCCTTTGGATCTTTTGTTCATGGGAATTTCTTTCTTTTTGGCACATTGGATCCGCTTCGAATCCTTCGTCTTTTTAGTTCCACCCGAAAGATTTATAACTTCTCTCGTCATCGTAATTCTTGTACGCGCGGGAGTTTTTATCCTTTCGGATATTTACAGATCGATCTGGGCGTACGCCTCGATTCACGATCTGGTGGAAATCATCAAGGTGACTTTGCTCTCTTCCTTGATTTCGACCACCGCACTTCTCTTTTACAATCGTTTCGAACAACTCTCCAGAATGGTTCCCGTTCTGGATACGTTACTCCTTCTCAGCTTTTTGTGTATTCGTAGTTTTTCTTGGAGAGTGTTTCGAGATCAGTACATTCTTAAAAAATCAAAGGAAGAAGGAGTTCCTACTCTGATTCTAGGAGCCGGAAAAGTGGGCGCCACACTCCTCTCCGAAATCAGAAGACACAACGAACTCAAACTCAATCCGGTCGGTTTTTTGGACGATAACGTCCAGAAAATCGGGGCTCATATCCAAGGTGTTCCGATTCTTGCGAAGATAGAACAAGCCGAACAAATGATCAGCCAGTTCGGGGTCAAACAAGTCATCATCGCCATTTCCAATCCGGATGGAAAGTTGATCAGCCGTTTGATCCGTTCCTTCGAAAACTCGGACGTGAAGTTCAAAATTCTTCCTTCACTGGGTTCTTTGTTTTTTGATTCTCCCAAGTTGAATCAACTTCGGGAAGTTCAGGTCGAAGACCTTTTGGGTCGTCCGGTCGTCGATCTCGAAATCGAATCCATTCGTTCTTATCTAAAAGGTAAATCCATTCTTGTCACCGGAGCCGGCGGTTCGATCGGTAGCGAACTCTGCAGACAAGTCGCGGTGTTCGAACCTTCTCGGATTCTTCTTTTGGATTCCGCAGAAACTCCGTTATACGAAATCGAGTACGAACTCAAGAAAAAATTACAAGGTCAGAACATCGAACTCGTTCCGATCGTAGCCGATATCAAAAATCTTTCTCGTGTGAGTTCCATCTTTGAAAGACATTCTCCGCAAGTTGTCTTTCATTCCGCCGCTTACAAACACGTTCCGATGATGGAAGTCAATCCGACCGAAGCTGTCATGAACAATATTCTCGGAACAAAAAACATCGCTGACATCTCTCGTCTTTCCGGAGTCGAACGTTTTGTTTTGATCTCGACGGACAAGGCGGTCAACCCCGTGAACATCATGGGAGCTTCCAAACGCGCCGCGGAATTATATCTGCAACACGTTTCTCGCGAAACGAGAACCAAGTTTATCACGGTTCGATTCGGGAACGTGCTCGGTTCCAACGGTTCCGTGATTCCAAGATTCAGAGAACAGATCGCAAACGGCGGACCGGTGACGGTAACTCATCCCGACGTGATTCGTTATTTTATGACGATTCCGGAAGCGACGCAACTCGTACTCCAAGCCGGAAGTATGGGAGAATGCGGAGAGATCTTTATCTTAGAAATGGGCGAGCCCGTAAAAATTCTCAACCTCGCGGAAGAGATGATTCGTCTTTGCGGACTCAGGCCTCATGTCGATATTCCGATCCAGTTTACCGGACTGAGACCAGGAGAAAAATTGTTCGAAGAACTTCTTCTCGATTTGGAAGGAATCAAAAAAACGCATCATCCAAAAATCAAAATCGCATCTCCTCTGGAGAATCAGGAACCCACTACCTTCGTCGCCAGATTCAACGAACTTCTCAATGCGGGAAGAACCAACAAGGACAAGGAAATTTTTCTCGCCTTCAAGGCTCTGGTTCCGGAATACAAAATTCACGGCGACTATCTCAGCGAAGCGAACGTGGAAGGTCCGGACCGCAATTTTAAGAATGGATAA